GGTCAGCGCGGTCATAAATGGTGGCGTAGCGGCTTCGGTAGGCCGACAATAGCGCAGCAGGAATCATCTCCTGGCGCACGTAAGGGGGGTTTCCCACCACAAAGTCGAAGGGACCCTCGATGGGGGTGAGCAAAAAATCACCCTGAACCAGCCAGCGGTCTGCCAGGGCGGTAGCGGTTTGCCTGCTCAGCCCTTCCTGCTCTAGCAAGGCTATGACATCTGTACGGGTCGCGTCGAAGGTTTCGCGGTGCAGCTCAACCGCCTTGATGGCCTGGGCCAGCTCGTCCAGTGCGGCACGGGGCCGTCCCCTGGCCCGCCAGGCCGATAGCAGCCGGCGTATGATGGCAAAAAGAAAATCGCCCCCACCAAAAGATGGTTCCAGGATGCGTTTATGTTGCAGCGGCAGGTTGTCGGTGTAACCGCTGAGATCCAGGATGAACTCGACCACCTCAGGACGGGTGAAGACGGCGCCTAAAGGGGCCCCGTTGGCCCCCGACAGAGGCTCTATGGCCGAGGCGAGATGTGCGTCTGGGTCAAAAAAAGTGGAGGTCATAACAGGCCCCAAGGTGTCGCTCAAAACCCTACTGTAGCGGATGGTCATTTTCCAGGTACTCCAATACCCCTCGGGCCACACCGTAGCTGATGCGGTCGAGGTAGTGGGGGTTGCGCAGGTTCTGGCTTTCGAGGGGATGGCTCAGGTAGCCCACTTCGACCAGTATGGCCGGGACGCTGGTGTAGCGGATGACGAAGTAATCGGCGCTGCGCACCCCACGGTTGACGGCCGCGGTGGCCCCCAGTGTGTATGAAAGCACCCGGCTGGCCAGGGTGCGCGAGAGCTCCATGCGGCGGGCGGAGTTCATCTGGGGGGTGGGGGTGGGCAGGTTTTGCGGCGGGATGGGGTTGACATCCTCGAGGCTGGGCTGGGTGCCTGGGTCAAGTGGTTCCACTTGCGTAGAGGGAGGCTGGGCGGCGGCGAGCGCATCCAACGGGCTGGGCGCAACGGCGATGGGCGGGGTGGGGGCTAGGGGTGCTGGCGGTGGAAAGAAAGGGCGGGCCGAGGAGGGGCCAAAGTAGTAGACCTCGAGGCCGCACCAGCCGTCGGCGCGGGCTGGCACGGTGGCGTTGGCATGGATGGAGACGAAGAGGTCTTTGCCCTCGGCCAGGGCTACGCGCTGGGTTAGGTCGGTACGCTTGTCTGACGAAAAAGCCGCATCGCTTTCGCGGGTCATGGTGACGTCCACGCCCGCGTTTTGCAAAAAGCGGCGCACCCGCAGGGCCACCTCGAGGTTCACCGCCTTTTCGACTACCGGCCCCATAGCCCCAGGGTCGGGGCCGCCGTGCCCGGCGTCCACCACCACCGCAAAACGCCGCCCACCCGCCTTCACGAAGCGAAACTCCGGAAAGGCTGGCAGCGGGCTGGTATCCACAAAAGCCCCCGAGAGGTCAATGACCAGGCGCTGTCCGTCGCCTTGCAGGGCTGCCAGGGTCATGGTGCGGTAGCCGGAGCGGGGCGTAACCCCCTGGGGGGTGAGCAGGATTAGCACCGCCTTGTCTTCGTGCTGCTCGAGCACATACCCGGCCAGCTCGGGCTGGCTCACGAAGTGAATCCCCGGCTCGACCTGCTGATCGGGCAGGGTTACGCGCAGGGCTGCCCCCAGGGGTTCGATGGTGTAGGTTGCTTCTTTGGGCAAGTCCAGTACCACCCTGGTAAAGCCAGGCTGGTCGCCGACACGTATGGGCGGCAGGTTTTGACCCCAGACGCTGGAACTAAGGAGCGCAGGCAAAAAGAACCACAGACGGGAAAGGTGCCTCATCAAAATCGCCTTAGTTTAAGCCGACTGGACAATTCAGGATGAGCACAACCTGGGGCGTTCAAAATGCAACCTGGGTAGCATAGCCCCCAGCAAAGGCTGTTAGGCTAATCTCACCAAAAGGAGGTTGTGTGTTAGACCAAGCATTGGTAGGTGATGTGCTACGGCGGGCCCGACAAGGTGGGGCCGACTTTGCGGAGCTCTACGTGGAACGTTGGCGGCGGCGGGCCATGCGGGTGCTTTCGGGTGAGGTGAAGGAGGCC
This is a stretch of genomic DNA from Meiothermus cerbereus DSM 11376. It encodes these proteins:
- a CDS encoding N-acetylmuramoyl-L-alanine amidase family protein, with product MRHLSRLWFFLPALLSSSVWGQNLPPIRVGDQPGFTRVVLDLPKEATYTIEPLGAALRVTLPDQQVEPGIHFVSQPELAGYVLEQHEDKAVLILLTPQGVTPRSGYRTMTLAALQGDGQRLVIDLSGAFVDTSPLPAFPEFRFVKAGGRRFAVVVDAGHGGPDPGAMGPVVEKAVNLEVALRVRRFLQNAGVDVTMTRESDAAFSSDKRTDLTQRVALAEGKDLFVSIHANATVPARADGWCGLEVYYFGPSSARPFFPPPAPLAPTPPIAVAPSPLDALAAAQPPSTQVEPLDPGTQPSLEDVNPIPPQNLPTPTPQMNSARRMELSRTLASRVLSYTLGATAAVNRGVRSADYFVIRYTSVPAILVEVGYLSHPLESQNLRNPHYLDRISYGVARGVLEYLENDHPLQ